GTACGGCAAGTTACTGACGAatttgggggggggggcaagtcATTACATTACTAGCTAGGTACTGCTGTCGAGTAATGCCGGTGCCTCCGATCCAAAATCTCACCGCACATACCTTCCTTAGTACCGACATAGAGGCTgtccagctgcagcagaaACTCCCCCTTCCTGACTCTTCCTCTCTCCTTTCCTTCCTTTTCGCCTCAACCTCTCTCATCTTGATTCCCCCCCcgctccccttcccccttggTGCTTCTCGCGCCGTACGCTCTCTCACgagaagagagaaagaggagaGGAAGTGAGCAAAGAAAGGGAACAAAGGCGCGACAATGACCGCAGCAGACCtctcccccgcctccgccgccgccgccgcgtccggcaccgtcggcagcccagccacCCGCGTCAAGTCGGCCGCCTCAACCGTCAGCCAGCTCAAGTACCCGCGCGGACACCTGGGCTACCTGAGTCCccacgaggaggacgcgTTGCAGCAGTTCAAGGTCGTCCTGGAGGACAGAGGCGTCTACAagcccggcccgccggcgtcgcaTGACGACCCAACGCTCCTGtacgccaccgcccgcctTTCTCCCCTCCGCCGAGTTTTTTTCCTTTGGCCCGTGCGACGACACCGCTTCTTCTGTTTTGAGACAAAATGTGCTAACGGGAGGGAAACTCGTCGGTTCGTTGGCGCAGGCGCTTCCTCCGCGCTCGGCGAtgggtcgtcgaggatgcgTACAGGCAGTTCAAGGACACCGAGGACTGGCGCGAAGCCAACAGCATCGACACCCTGTACAAGACGATTGAGCTGGACGCCTACGAGCAGAGCCGCCGGCTGGTGAGTCTTTTTGATTTTTCCCCATTTTCCCCTCTGGTGCTTCGCAGGCAAGTGCAAGTGTCCATGGAAAATCACGCCCCCAACTGACAAAAGGGCATCCCGGCAGTATCCCCAATGGACCGGCCgtcgcgaccgccgcggcATCCCGCTGTACGTGTTTGAGATCAAGACGCTCGACAGCAAGACGGTCGCCGAGtacgagcgcctcggcgccaagTCGACCTTctccgaggccaagacggacggcaagacgccgccgggcctGCTCCGCCTCTTCGCCCTGTACGAGAACCTGACGCGCTTCGCGCAGCCGTTTTGCACGCAGCTCAAGGACCGCGAGAGCCCCGACGTGCCCATCACCATGAGCACCAACATTGTCGACATCTCGGGCGTCGGCCTCAAGCAGTTCTGGAACCTCAAGGGCCACATGCAGGCCGCCTCGCagctcgccaccgcccactACCCCGAGACGCTCGACcgcatcttcatcatcggtGCGCCCATGTTCTTCAGCACCGTCTGGGGCTGGATCAAGCGCTGGTTCGACCCCATCACCGTCTCCAAGATCTTCGTCCTGGGCGCCCACGAGGTCCGTCCCACCCTCGAGGCCTTCATCGAGCCCGCCAACATCCCCAAGAGgtacggcggcgagctcgactACGAGTttggccagctcggcgtcccgGACCCGGGCTGGGAGGGCGTCGTGcggtgggaggagggcttCGACAGGTTCCCCACGGGGCCGCTGCTGTGggaggacgtcgacggcgacgagaggCTGGCCTGCGTCGCGTACGGCACCGAGGACGGCCAGCCCAGGCGGAAGCGCGTGTGCACGGTGCCCAAGACGTGGCCCttggacgagggcgtcgtcgacgacgaggtcgctgcctctgccgccgcgcccctgTCGGGAACCAACGGCGAGCCAACGACAGCGGCCGtgggcggaggcgccgccaccaacggTATCACCGCGACGACCACAACGACGGACGTGACGGAGGGGACGCAgacgacggacgcgccgcgcacgcacgacgacggcgtccagaccgacgacgtggtgaccaacggcaccgccgtggCATCGCTGAGGCTCGACGAGAAGCATCCCGAGAGCGGCAGCCCGCTCGCCTCGGCGGTGCCCACGACCGTGGCCTAGCATGTccgcgtgcgtgcggcgACGCTCAGgttgctgggctggctgcttgACGACGACTTCTTGCGGCGCTCACCGCAAAAGAGGGGGGGTCAACGGGCATAGGGGTGTGATTTGATGGGAATGGATGGGATGAGACGGGGGACGGGCAAGGAAATACCACACTTTTCTCTGCTTTTTGCGACACAAACACGGTATACCCAGATGGTGGACAGTGAGATTGGTGGATACTGCGTCGTGCGATTGAgcatggcagggcatggcatggatggggtgGCTCGACAGAGGCACATCTGGTAGAATAGACGAGGTGTTCACGGGCCGGCGCGTTGTCCGTGATGAATGTATGCGCCAtaaggcgagggcggcggcgttgaagTCTGTTGCAGAGCCGTGGCTTTGCACAATTTGCATCGTGGCCACAGGGCTATACGTAATCTACACATATATATAGATAGTGCTATTGGCACGACCACTTTTTGCTCATATACTCTATATGCGAAGCATTGCAGGTCCTGTTTTATTATGCGTGTACATTTATTTGCTGATCCCATAACGTTGTTCCATGTCTGTACAGTCGCTCACCCTCCTGTATTCCCAGGCCACATCCGCATCGTATCTCTGCTGCGGCCTGCGGTCATAATGTATCCATACTGCATCATGTATATTGTACGTCGTACATATGTATATGCCTTGGGTTGCATCGCTTGCGGCGTCGTGCGACGTGCTCTATTCGGGAGGGAAccacccgtccgtccatgGTCCCATCACTTCTCTTTTACTTcttcacggcggcggcagcgtagcccctccgccgccgccactcctcgacgccctgctcaatCTCCTCCCACGTCacgccgtcgcgcaccaGCCGCATCGTCACGCCCAGCCGCTCCGTCTCCTGGTTgcggctctcgtcgtcgaagaagaGCATGTCCTCGTACCGTATGCCCGTGCGCTTGTGCAGCGCCTCAAAGTGTCGGATCTTGCTGCTCGGGTAGATTTC
Above is a genomic segment from Purpureocillium takamizusanense chromosome 2, complete sequence containing:
- a CDS encoding uncharacterized protein (EggNog:ENOG503NXVS~COG:I), yielding MTAADLSPASAAAAASGTVGSPATRVKSAASTVSQLKYPRGHLGYLSPHEEDALQQFKVVLEDRGVYKPGPPASHDDPTLLRFLRARRWVVEDAYRQFKDTEDWREANSIDTLYKTIELDAYEQSRRLYPQWTGRRDRRGIPLYVFEIKTLDSKTVAEYERLGAKSTFSEAKTDGKTPPGLLRLFALYENLTRFAQPFCTQLKDRESPDVPITMSTNIVDISGVGLKQFWNLKGHMQAASQLATAHYPETLDRIFIIGAPMFFSTVWGWIKRWFDPITVSKIFVLGAHEVRPTLEAFIEPANIPKRYGGELDYEFGQLGVPDPGWEGVVRWEEGFDRFPTGPLLWEDVDGDERLACVAYGTEDGQPRRKRVCTVPKTWPLDEGVVDDEVAASAAAPLSGTNGEPTTAAVGGGAATNGITATTTTTDVTEGTQTTDAPRTHDDGVQTDDVVTNGTAVASLRLDEKHPESGSPLASAVPTTVA